One Candidatus Babeliales bacterium DNA segment encodes these proteins:
- a CDS encoding ankyrin repeat domain-containing protein: MDYYQISSKRYVLTRSIVLTYILLIFSKLLPSDFNSNSLQSNESCRTNSPITFSLSPRNDLDTQRFLEAVQEKEFDCAAIFLRQTPEIFQYLPPETQADICKAIELQPEEPIDQDTSKFALASVLLQNSPNLCQNFHRTTLRKFCNQTVIDPEKNSNLFKALVTYFLKNNQNTFYREFCLLATQGYTINHTVVGQLPKELKDFLLQSQGEPRLNNAAFEVKQNYSREMLCRHPAIHYDNALQKFSITSGEKTYSQPLLHHIIRHTDPKLCLQFIKYALLKGASHTVVNANQTDVFDFAKVYNPSCILFLQQYNDWQPAFNPTLISENDYKKLLEAYNNFMLLDQIEPLYNLLRPDITNPRDLSKLVLGNRACFINICQKEYISEKNFFLEAFVPYLYSQLLPILQTIKQEKKSTNCVEDQDTVFFNAIVQNDTKTVSTMCLNGYNINTFYSGSEIPLYYGSLPLWVAISEGHLEIIQILLKYRPSLELRPEWYAYRSSLHFALQAYFFHDKREKEYPLCKKPLSERLTIIRIILEHAKEFINRPEQTNKSLLEYAICDQAESKKRPNNMELISMLLELGADPYKISPGKHNSLEDLAASLGNKDLALWLSEYKNNHKKTQPSL, from the coding sequence ATGGATTATTATCAAATATCAAGTAAGCGATATGTCTTAACGCGTTCCATTGTGCTTACTTATATTTTGCTTATATTTTCAAAATTATTACCATCAGACTTTAATTCCAACTCCTTACAATCTAATGAAAGCTGTCGCACAAACAGCCCTATAACTTTCTCATTAAGCCCAAGAAATGACTTGGATACCCAAAGATTTTTAGAAGCAGTACAAGAAAAAGAGTTTGATTGTGCTGCAATATTTTTACGCCAAACCCCAGAAATTTTTCAATACTTACCTCCTGAGACACAGGCAGATATCTGTAAAGCAATAGAATTACAGCCAGAAGAACCGATAGACCAAGATACGAGTAAATTTGCACTCGCTTCAGTGTTGTTACAGAACAGTCCAAATTTATGCCAAAATTTTCACAGAACTACCTTGAGAAAATTTTGTAATCAAACAGTCATTGATCCAGAAAAAAATTCAAATCTTTTCAAAGCACTCGTTACCTATTTTTTAAAAAATAATCAAAATACTTTTTATAGAGAGTTTTGTCTTCTTGCAACTCAAGGCTATACAATAAATCACACTGTCGTTGGGCAATTACCAAAAGAGCTCAAAGATTTTTTATTACAATCTCAAGGAGAACCCCGTCTTAATAATGCTGCATTTGAAGTTAAGCAAAATTATAGCAGAGAAATGTTATGCAGGCATCCAGCGATACACTATGACAACGCTTTACAGAAATTCTCTATTACTTCTGGCGAAAAAACCTATTCCCAACCACTACTACATCATATAATCAGACATACTGATCCTAAACTATGCTTACAATTTATTAAATACGCACTACTTAAAGGCGCATCACACACTGTCGTTAATGCTAATCAAACAGATGTTTTCGATTTTGCTAAAGTCTATAACCCATCATGCATATTATTTTTACAGCAATATAATGATTGGCAACCTGCTTTTAATCCAACACTTATTTCAGAAAACGATTACAAAAAATTGCTAGAAGCCTACAATAACTTTATGCTTCTCGATCAAATAGAACCATTATACAATCTACTTAGACCAGATATTACCAACCCAAGAGATTTGTCAAAACTAGTTTTAGGGAATCGTGCATGCTTTATAAATATATGCCAAAAAGAATATATTTCTGAAAAAAATTTTTTTTTAGAAGCTTTTGTGCCATATTTATATTCACAACTTTTACCGATACTACAAACTATAAAACAAGAAAAAAAATCAACCAACTGCGTAGAAGATCAAGACACTGTTTTTTTTAATGCGATAGTCCAAAATGATACAAAAACTGTTTCAACCATGTGCCTGAATGGATATAATATAAACACTTTTTATTCGGGATCTGAAATACCTCTTTATTATGGTAGCTTGCCTCTTTGGGTAGCTATTTCAGAAGGACATCTTGAAATAATACAAATCTTATTAAAATACAGACCTTCTTTAGAATTACGTCCCGAATGGTATGCTTATCGTAGTAGTCTACATTTTGCTCTTCAAGCATATTTTTTTCATGATAAGCGAGAAAAAGAATATCCTCTTTGCAAAAAACCATTGTCTGAAAGACTTACAATAATTCGTATCATCTTAGAACATGCAAAAGAATTTATAAATAGACCAGAACAAACAAATAAATCATTACTTGAATATGCAATTTGTGATCAAGCTGAATCAAAAAAACGGCCCAATAATATGGAGCTCATCTCAATGCTACTTGAGCTAGGAGCTGATCCTTATAAAATAAGCCCTGGAAAGCATAACAGCTTAGAAGACTTAGCTGCTTCTTTGGGAAACAAAGACCTTGCTTTATGGCTTTCAGAATATAAAAACAACCATAAAAAAACTCAGCCAAGCCTATAA
- a CDS encoding SulP family inorganic anion transporter: MMKHFRFYSSRLLQLNQFKQNITAGIIIGIIALPLSMAFAIASGATPASGIYTAIIAAIIVGIFGGTQVQIAGPTGAFVAILSTITAQHGFIGLQLATLMAGIIMILMGLFKLGKVVKFIPYPVIVGFTTGIGFIIFVGQWKSFFGLPVHISTQAHFHEKFVLLLQHIPSLHVATTILSCTSLCTYLITKRYFKKIPAPLTTLISATVLNLLFGNNSIETIGSAFGAIPQQIPTWSIPMFSTVDWTQLIGPACTIALLGAIESLLSASAVDAILNTKHNSNQELIGEGLANIVTPFFGGFASTGAIARTITSIRNGGSNPIAAITHSIVLLFILLSCAPHASYIPLCALATILFIVAYGMSDLHQFIHIAHHAPWYDAAVLIITCLLTIVIDLVIAVAFGCIIATLFTLIRLYQTTTSRHPYVFATLWKTSVTNVTSTTCENNTVEFIIEGPFFFGVAEKLEQAFSVTNTDPTCIIFNFKNVPFIDITGLTVFYKTVQDYHQRGVKVYIKLANERIIQKFKKMGIDTFVHYF; this comes from the coding sequence ATGATGAAACACTTCCGTTTTTATTCATCACGACTACTTCAATTAAATCAATTTAAACAAAATATTACCGCTGGCATTATTATTGGAATTATTGCACTGCCTTTATCCATGGCATTTGCAATTGCATCAGGCGCAACGCCAGCATCAGGAATCTATACCGCAATTATTGCTGCCATTATCGTTGGAATATTTGGCGGAACTCAAGTTCAAATAGCTGGTCCGACAGGAGCTTTTGTCGCTATTTTATCAACCATTACAGCACAACATGGATTTATTGGTTTGCAACTTGCAACGCTCATGGCCGGCATCATTATGATACTTATGGGACTCTTTAAGCTCGGTAAGGTTGTTAAATTTATTCCCTATCCAGTTATTGTTGGATTTACAACAGGTATCGGTTTTATTATTTTTGTAGGACAATGGAAATCTTTTTTCGGACTACCTGTTCATATTTCAACCCAAGCTCATTTTCATGAAAAATTCGTTCTACTGCTGCAGCACATCCCTTCTTTACATGTTGCAACAACAATACTTTCATGCACAAGCTTATGTACCTATCTCATTACCAAGCGCTATTTTAAAAAAATTCCAGCACCTCTTACAACGCTCATCAGTGCAACAGTTTTAAATCTACTATTTGGCAACAATTCAATTGAAACCATCGGTTCTGCTTTTGGAGCAATTCCCCAACAAATTCCTACATGGTCAATACCTATGTTTTCAACAGTAGATTGGACGCAGCTTATAGGACCTGCTTGTACTATTGCGCTACTTGGAGCTATTGAATCTCTACTTTCTGCATCAGCTGTAGATGCTATTTTAAATACAAAACATAATTCAAATCAAGAACTAATCGGCGAAGGACTAGCTAACATAGTAACACCTTTTTTTGGAGGATTTGCATCAACTGGTGCAATAGCTCGAACAATCACAAGTATTAGAAATGGTGGCAGTAATCCAATTGCAGCAATCACACATTCAATCGTACTTTTATTTATTTTATTATCATGTGCACCCCATGCCTCATACATACCTCTTTGCGCACTAGCAACAATTTTGTTTATTGTCGCGTACGGCATGAGCGACTTACATCAATTTATTCATATCGCTCATCATGCTCCATGGTATGATGCGGCAGTTTTAATCATCACATGTCTGCTTACTATTGTAATCGATTTAGTAATTGCAGTTGCTTTTGGATGTATCATTGCAACTTTATTTACTCTCATACGGTTATATCAAACGACAACCTCACGCCATCCATATGTGTTTGCCACTCTTTGGAAAACATCAGTAACTAATGTTACATCAACAACATGCGAGAATAACACGGTAGAATTTATCATAGAAGGTCCATTCTTTTTTGGAGTGGCTGAAAAACTAGAACAAGCGTTCTCTGTCACCAACACTGATCCAACATGTATTATTTTTAATTTTAAAAATGTTCCATTTATTGATATCACAGGACTGACAGTTTTTTATAAAACAGTACAAGATTATCATCAACGAGGCGTAAAAGTTTATATCAAGCTTGCCAATGAACGCATTATTCAAAAATTTAAAAAAATGGGAATCGATACGTTTGTTCATTATTTCTAA
- a CDS encoding histidine phosphatase family protein, translating into MMRNFKKSRAFVLIGFILSFMPLCGVTEFYFVRHGQTDHNIGLVKKNLDVPLNQVGLQQATMVKSYIAKLPIKTICYSPLKRAKQTKDIINAGLGIPEVKIPELAEGTGDFFSELQSVKSKQMPISKNLKKFLKRVTKGLRKALQYPAPVLIVAHGGVYSALCRILNIDSDEWVVANCTLMHFYKNRDGNWSVNHLFDVGTGRIFDLSYEQRQRVRPIILA; encoded by the coding sequence ATGATGAGAAACTTTAAAAAGAGCAGAGCTTTTGTGCTGATTGGGTTTATCTTGTCTTTTATGCCGCTGTGTGGCGTAACTGAGTTTTATTTTGTCAGGCATGGTCAAACAGATCACAATATAGGCTTAGTTAAGAAAAATTTAGATGTGCCGCTTAATCAGGTTGGCTTGCAGCAAGCTACAATGGTGAAATCGTACATTGCAAAATTACCGATTAAAACGATATGTTATAGTCCGTTGAAGCGAGCAAAACAGACGAAAGATATTATTAATGCTGGCTTAGGTATTCCTGAAGTTAAAATTCCTGAGCTTGCAGAAGGTACAGGTGATTTTTTCAGTGAGTTGCAAAGCGTAAAAAGCAAACAGATGCCGATTTCAAAAAATCTTAAAAAATTTTTAAAACGAGTTACTAAGGGACTCCGTAAAGCTTTGCAGTATCCAGCTCCGGTACTTATTGTAGCGCATGGTGGGGTATATAGCGCTTTGTGCCGTATTTTAAATATTGATAGTGACGAGTGGGTAGTAGCCAACTGCACGTTGATGCATTTTTATAAAAATAGAGATGGAAATTGGAGCGTCAATCATCTGTTTGATGTTGGCACTGGTAGAATATTTGATCTGTCTTATGAGCAGAGGCAGCGCGTAAGGCCTATAATTCTAGCTTAG
- a CDS encoding deoxyribodipyrimidine photo-lyase codes for MKNEVIIVWFRRDLRLSDNPALHAAAGQAKILPIYIFDQDFAKDYAIGDGSKWWLHHSLQSLQEGLEGSLRCYKGDAEKILLDLAKQYKVTAVYVNRSYEPAETKRDRAIERELQKFDIAVKTFEGSLLFSPEATLKKDGTPYRVFTPFYRECLKGQMPRSPLPKPRNIEFFTTKVDKHTIESLQLLDENSVENRFEKYWKPGEVSARKRLKHFMKNGLSNYEKGRDFPALQNVSRLSAHIHFGEISVHQLWYEIKTNGHEYSDKKNCSHFLKELVWREFSYYVLYHNPSVYHKNLQEKFDHFTWRYSKKDLLAWQTGMTGYPIVDASMRELFNTGYMHNRMRMVVASFLVKNLMIDWRTGAKWFWHVLVDADVASNSFNWQWVAGCGYDAAPFFRIFNPITQAKKFDPAGDYIRQFIPELSKLPHKYIAAPWLAPEQVLKKAGIEMGVDYPMPIVDLKESRDRALSNFKRLKK; via the coding sequence ATGAAAAATGAAGTAATAATTGTTTGGTTTAGGCGTGATTTAAGGTTATCGGATAATCCTGCTTTGCATGCAGCTGCAGGCCAAGCCAAAATTTTGCCGATATACATTTTTGATCAAGATTTTGCGAAAGATTATGCCATAGGAGATGGCAGTAAGTGGTGGTTGCATCACTCACTACAATCTTTGCAAGAAGGGTTAGAGGGCTCACTTCGTTGCTATAAAGGTGATGCTGAAAAGATTTTACTTGATTTGGCAAAGCAGTATAAAGTTACAGCTGTTTATGTAAATCGATCATATGAACCAGCAGAAACCAAACGTGATCGTGCCATTGAGCGTGAACTTCAAAAGTTTGATATCGCAGTGAAAACATTTGAAGGATCATTGTTGTTTAGTCCAGAAGCCACTTTAAAAAAAGATGGTACACCGTATCGAGTTTTTACCCCATTTTATCGTGAATGTCTGAAAGGACAAATGCCTCGCTCGCCTTTGCCAAAACCACGAAATATAGAATTTTTTACAACAAAAGTAGATAAGCATACGATTGAATCATTGCAATTGCTTGATGAAAATTCTGTTGAAAACCGTTTTGAAAAATATTGGAAACCGGGTGAAGTTTCTGCTCGCAAAAGATTGAAACATTTTATGAAAAATGGTTTAAGTAATTACGAAAAAGGTCGTGATTTTCCTGCGTTGCAAAATGTTTCTCGCCTTTCTGCTCATATTCATTTTGGAGAGATTTCTGTACATCAACTCTGGTATGAAATTAAAACAAATGGCCATGAGTATAGTGATAAAAAAAATTGCTCACATTTTTTAAAAGAGTTGGTGTGGCGTGAATTTTCTTACTATGTTTTGTATCATAATCCATCGGTGTATCATAAAAACTTACAAGAAAAGTTTGATCATTTTACATGGCGTTATAGCAAAAAAGATTTGCTTGCGTGGCAAACTGGTATGACAGGATATCCGATTGTTGATGCTTCGATGAGAGAACTTTTTAATACGGGATATATGCATAATCGTATGCGCATGGTAGTAGCGTCATTTTTAGTGAAAAATTTGATGATTGATTGGCGGACAGGAGCAAAGTGGTTTTGGCATGTACTCGTTGATGCTGATGTAGCAAGTAACAGTTTTAACTGGCAATGGGTCGCTGGTTGTGGCTATGATGCTGCTCCATTCTTTCGTATTTTTAATCCAATCACTCAAGCTAAAAAATTTGACCCTGCTGGCGATTATATTCGACAATTTATTCCAGAATTATCTAAACTGCCACATAAATATATTGCTGCTCCATGGCTTGCTCCTGAGCAAGTATTGAAAAAAGCAGGAATTGAAATGGGCGTTGATTACCCGATGCCTATTGTTGATCTAAAAGAGTCTCGAGACAGGGCTTTGAGTAACTTTAAGAGATTGAAAAAATAA
- a CDS encoding DUF1328 domain-containing protein, which translates to MLLSWVVIFLVIALVAGFFGFGGVASESAWIAKVLFFIFLVLFIIAWMQDMGYMGTDLRLF; encoded by the coding sequence ATGTTACTAAGCTGGGTTGTAATTTTTCTCGTTATCGCTCTTGTTGCTGGATTTTTTGGATTTGGTGGCGTGGCTAGCGAAAGCGCTTGGATCGCAAAAGTTTTATTCTTCATATTCTTAGTTCTGTTCATCATTGCATGGATGCAAGATATGGGATATATGGGCACAGACTTGAGGCTCTTTTAA
- a CDS encoding cation-transporting P-type ATPase: protein MKDSLQSSWWSIPKEKIVESLRVDLKQGLSDAQVIDHRKQYGSNNLLETKPRSIIDIILESVQEPMMLLLLAIAVLSFIFGKIGGAIAMILEVVMYATLELINKFRTDRIMFELKNMAHPTAKVIRNGKEVEIKTNEIVVGDILILSQGVFVAADARLLLTHGLSVNQSSLTGESLPVEKDANIAVDQHVTIAERKNSIFSGTMILNGEGTAIVMAVGQQSEFGKIAQHVQGYQDERTVVQIAMDQLAKALAIFAVVVSIIIPAIGFFRGLELQEMVLTWLALTFLMIPCQPPIIITMALSLAAFMLAKKQVVAKRLFGIEGIGQVSAVVSDKTGTITESKMSLDLFLTSSGPTKVLPEDLKEKIILALPDYCNHVTDKTVALAVGNDKKNNHPVKFSGFSELQPWRDLVYKDGDLFMHLITGNPETIVNQSTLSVDLKNSLIEQVRQQASLGSKLTTYAVVYSDKDTLDTLQNLTFLAVAVMKDPVRPGVKDAITALTQAGIKTFIVTGDHTLTAQTIALEVGIPGKVITGEQFASMDDKELAFQLGQSNIFARMEPMQKFRLVQMLKQQQEVVAVIGDGVNDAPALKAADVGIAMGQIGTDLAKEVSDLILTDDNYVHIPDAIAIGRTALDNFKKGLTFYLSAKFILLIMFIVPLFLGIPFPFVPMQIILIELLMDLASSTIFVVEDIEPEVMQQPSQKITEFLGKPLLLKIFKSGIALAVGIVFLYVSAYYRYDVNTAQTVALVAWLLGHILLALNLKQEHQPLTKQGFFANYFGVFWMFVMVGISWLVTSVSFLYPYLKTTALPLTLWLQIIGIVFVTTCWIEVVKLIKIKKIA, encoded by the coding sequence ATGAAAGATAGCCTACAAAGTTCATGGTGGAGTATTCCCAAAGAAAAAATCGTCGAGAGTTTACGTGTTGACCTTAAACAAGGTTTGTCTGATGCACAAGTTATTGACCATAGAAAGCAGTATGGATCTAACAATCTTTTAGAAACAAAGCCTCGGTCAATTATCGATATTATCTTAGAAAGTGTGCAAGAGCCAATGATGCTTTTATTGCTTGCTATAGCAGTTTTGTCATTTATCTTCGGTAAGATTGGCGGTGCAATTGCTATGATTCTGGAAGTGGTGATGTATGCCACGCTTGAATTAATCAATAAATTCAGAACTGATCGCATTATGTTTGAATTAAAAAATATGGCACATCCAACGGCAAAAGTTATTCGAAATGGGAAAGAAGTCGAAATAAAAACAAATGAAATTGTTGTTGGCGATATTTTAATTTTATCCCAAGGAGTTTTTGTAGCTGCAGATGCACGACTGCTCCTCACGCACGGGCTCAGCGTTAACCAGTCGTCTTTGACGGGTGAATCTTTACCTGTGGAAAAAGATGCAAATATTGCTGTAGATCAGCATGTAACTATTGCAGAGCGTAAAAATTCTATATTTTCTGGCACTATGATTTTAAATGGTGAAGGAACAGCAATCGTCATGGCTGTTGGGCAACAAAGTGAATTTGGCAAAATTGCGCAGCATGTTCAAGGATATCAAGATGAAAGAACAGTCGTTCAAATTGCAATGGACCAGTTAGCAAAAGCGTTAGCTATTTTTGCCGTAGTTGTTAGCATCATTATCCCGGCAATTGGCTTTTTTAGAGGACTTGAACTGCAAGAAATGGTGTTGACGTGGTTAGCTTTAACATTTTTAATGATTCCTTGTCAGCCGCCTATCATTATAACTATGGCTTTATCACTTGCAGCATTTATGCTTGCCAAAAAACAAGTGGTTGCAAAAAGACTGTTTGGTATTGAAGGAATTGGTCAAGTCTCAGCGGTTGTCAGTGATAAGACTGGAACCATTACTGAGAGTAAAATGTCTTTAGATCTTTTTTTAACCTCATCAGGGCCTACGAAAGTATTGCCTGAAGATCTTAAAGAAAAAATAATATTAGCGCTGCCAGATTACTGTAACCACGTTACGGATAAAACGGTTGCGCTCGCGGTAGGAAATGATAAAAAAAATAATCACCCTGTGAAATTTTCTGGCTTTTCAGAGCTACAACCATGGCGTGATTTGGTATATAAAGATGGCGACTTATTTATGCATCTTATTACCGGCAACCCTGAAACAATAGTAAATCAATCGACACTGTCGGTTGATTTAAAAAATTCATTGATAGAGCAAGTTAGACAGCAAGCTAGTCTAGGATCTAAGCTGACAACGTATGCAGTTGTTTACAGCGATAAAGATACATTGGATACTTTGCAAAATCTTACTTTTTTAGCAGTAGCTGTGATGAAAGATCCTGTACGGCCTGGAGTTAAAGATGCGATTACAGCGTTAACACAGGCTGGCATTAAAACATTTATTGTGACAGGTGATCATACGTTAACGGCGCAAACAATAGCGCTAGAAGTTGGCATTCCGGGTAAAGTGATTACAGGCGAGCAGTTTGCAAGCATGGATGACAAAGAGCTTGCCTTTCAATTGGGTCAATCAAATATTTTTGCTCGTATGGAACCAATGCAGAAATTTCGTTTAGTACAAATGTTAAAGCAACAACAAGAAGTGGTTGCCGTTATTGGAGATGGTGTCAATGATGCTCCTGCACTCAAGGCTGCAGATGTTGGAATTGCAATGGGCCAGATAGGTACTGATTTGGCAAAAGAAGTGTCAGATCTTATTTTAACTGATGATAATTACGTTCATATTCCAGATGCGATAGCGATAGGTAGAACAGCCTTAGATAATTTTAAAAAAGGTCTTACGTTTTATTTATCAGCTAAATTTATATTGCTCATAATGTTTATAGTGCCGCTATTTTTAGGTATACCGTTTCCCTTTGTTCCTATGCAAATAATTTTAATTGAGTTGTTAATGGATTTAGCATCATCAACAATTTTTGTAGTTGAAGATATTGAGCCTGAAGTGATGCAGCAGCCTTCACAAAAAATAACAGAATTTTTAGGTAAACCGTTGTTGCTTAAAATCTTTAAAAGCGGAATTGCCTTAGCAGTTGGAATTGTGTTTTTATATGTAAGTGCGTATTACCGATATGACGTGAATACAGCACAAACTGTAGCTTTAGTAGCATGGCTTTTGGGTCATATTTTATTAGCATTAAATCTAAAACAAGAACATCAGCCACTGACTAAACAAGGTTTTTTTGCAAACTACTTTGGAGTGTTTTGGATGTTTGTGATGGTGGGAATATCATGGCTGGTTACATCAGTTTCGTTTTTGTATCCGTATTTAAAAACAACCGCTTTACCCCTTACTTTATGGCTGCAAATAATTGGCATTGTGTTCGTAACAACATGCTGGATTGAAGTTGTAAAGCTGATCAAAATAAAAAAGATAGCTTAA